The sequence AGCGGAACTCGCGGCAGGACCCGAGGCGTGGGCGCGCTATCCCGATCCGTTCGGCGACTGGCACGAAGAGCCGTGCGAGGACACCGAACCCGACCCGGCGCGGCACTCCGCGGCGAACCGAAAGGAAGAACGATGAAGACCGGAATCCACCCCGATTACCACCCCGTGGTGTTCAAGGACTCGTCCACCGGCGACGCGTTCCTGACCCGCTCCACCATCACCTCCGACAAGACGATCGAGTGGTCCGACGGGAACACCTACCCGCTCGTCCTGGTCGACATCAGCTCGTGGTCGCACCCGTTCTGGACCGGCACCCAGCGCATCATGGACAGCGCCGGGCAGGTCGAGAAGTTCCACCGCCGCTACGGGAAGCGGGGTACGCGCTGATGGCCGTCCCGAAGCGCAAGAAGTCCCGCAGCAACACGCGTTCGCGGCGGTCGCAGTGGAAGGCCGCCGCGGTCGACCTGGTGCCGATCAAGGTCGACGGCGAGGTTCAGCTGGTGCCGCGGCGGCTGATGAAGCACTTCCACTCGTGAGCGTTCCGGTCACGGT is a genomic window of Amycolatopsis lexingtonensis containing:
- the rpmF gene encoding 50S ribosomal protein L32, which produces MAVPKRKKSRSNTRSRRSQWKAAAVDLVPIKVDGEVQLVPRRLMKHFHS
- a CDS encoding type B 50S ribosomal protein L31 encodes the protein MKTGIHPDYHPVVFKDSSTGDAFLTRSTITSDKTIEWSDGNTYPLVLVDISSWSHPFWTGTQRIMDSAGQVEKFHRRYGKRGTR